In Bactrocera oleae isolate idBacOlea1 chromosome 5, idBacOlea1, whole genome shotgun sequence, a genomic segment contains:
- the meso18E gene encoding uncharacterized protein meso18E isoform X1 — protein sequence MMKPKVIQMVNLTKDTKPPSTPVSNGNGNGNVNANHNHNHNSSGNSNGSTYHHHRAPRTPESYFNVPESIALLNIVKSERIQSAFQSNRKNHASVWEMVAEVLNRFSARKRSAKQCCNRYENLKKIYTQLKKNPERHVRRNWPYMFLFKEIEEQRGECWGSANGKRLALIAKSHKELSYYQRRRQAAELGVAYLGKEAAAVMQHSLLQSLSTDSSSNNSKMERFLPNHFVEAQLGDGLGGGMGLYDDGPPMHLPGGASAAAAAAAAAAAVAMNAAMQKEQEMRESAANESVGNMENSNCNVAAPHVAELNGALPLNGVTEIPTGVAGVVDGGGVGAGGVNGLLVPHAANGIKDVLRPQFDKECNGGGPMGLTNGENNMTMKSEPMSDGEFNPDDIQLMQTNYNGSQNYYPHSIDHNILHPDVIVDTDNISDCSSVIGGDGIGGSAKSKRKLSTSTDGGDSTNYELIEYLKRREKRDEELLRRMDAREERLLALLERTVVAIEALAGRKAVENKE from the exons gACACCAAACCGCCTTCAACACCTGTTAGCAATGGCAATGGTAATGGCAACGTTAATGCCAACCACAACCACAACCACAACAGCAGCGGTAACAGCAACGGCAGCACTTACCACCACCATCGCGCGCCGCGCACCCCCGAAAGCTACTTCAATGTGCCCGAATCGATCGCGCTGCTGAACATCGTTAAATCGGAGCGCATACAAAGCGCCTTCCAATCGAATCGCAAGAATCACGCCAGCGTTTGGGAGATGGTCGCCGAAGTGCTGAATCGTTTTAGTGCGCGCAAACGCTCCGCCAAACAGTGCTGCAATCGTTATGAGAATTTGAAAAAGATCTACACACAACTGAAGAAGAATCCCGAGCGTCATGTGCGTCGTAATTGGCCTTACATGTTTCTCTTCAAAGAGATCGAGGAGCAGCGCGGCGAGTGCTGGGGTTCGGCGAATGGCAAACGCTTGGCTTTGATAGCGAAGAGTCACAAAGAGCTGTCCTATTATCAGCGCCGGCGTCAGGCTGCCGAGCTTGGTGTCGCGTATTTGGGCAAAGAAGCGGCCGCGGTCATGCAGCATAGCCTCTTGCAGAGCCTGTCCACCGAttccagcagcaacaacagcaaaatggAACGCTTTCTGCCCAACCACTTTGTGGAAGCGCAACTGGGCGACGGTTTGGGCGGTGGCATGGGCCTATATGACGATGGTCCGCCCATGCATTTGCCAGGTGGCGCAAGCGCGGCAGCGGCTGCAGCAGCTGCGGCGGCGGCGGTAGCAATGAATGCGGCCATGCAGAAGGAGCAGGAAATGCGCGAAAGTGCGGCCAATGAGAGCGTTGGTAACATGGAGAATAGCAATTGCAATGTGGCGGCACCACATGTGGCCGAGTTAAATGGCGCGCTGCCTTTGAACGGCGTTACTGAGATACCTACTGGCGTGGCGGGTGTAGTAGATGGCGGTGGCGTAGGTGCGGGCGGTGTGAACGGCTTGTTGGTGCCACATGCCGCTAATGGTATTAAAGATGTGCTGCGACCGCAATTCGATAAGGAATGCAATGGCGGTGGGCCAATGGGTCTGACCAATGGCGAAAACAATATGACCATGAA GTCCGAGCCTATGTCCGATGGGGAATTCAACCCAGATGATATACAGTTAATGCAGACGAATTACAATGG TTCTCAAAACTACTATCCACACAGCATCGACCACAACATCCTGCACCCGGACGTCATAGTCGACACCGATAACATTTCCGATTGCAGCAGCGTTATCGGCGGTGATGGCATTGGCGGGTCTGCGAAAAGCAAACGCAAACTCTCCACATCTACCGATGGCGGCGACAGCACAAACTACGAACTGATCGAGTACTTAAAGCGGCGCGAGAAGCGAGACGAGGAACTGCTGCGGCGCATGGACGCGCGCGAAGAGCGACTGCTAGCCTTACTTGAGCGCACCGTTGTGGCCATTGAGGCATTGGCGGGCAGAAAGGCAGTGGAAAACAAGGAGTGA
- the LOC106618163 gene encoding probable RNA-binding protein CG14230 — translation MGSTRFFVANLPPNATEKHVNEVFQDYGAVERVELKTKENPFEPEDVKVLAFVTLQIHPNDVNNCVDALNWVKIQGAKIKVSVAKESFLERLKREREEAEKGKTADTKVTWNEEQKESVLPRSAENTRKKFTEEDLTALENDDEIAADLLISKKRAATSLHNGKIVIQNYDTAPLHIIEGVKRKKKKPDGTETISEQKRKESQNKMTKQYKEKKSVIQQALSGMDAPKAKKIKFSDDEEEDEATSPILNHKSKTNIFGSDEEDDNEAGEQLQLKPELFGKKGAKLVELQSKQSVDPRFRIDAKFVEDDEEEDQEQAETAAKTEKSSKEVNERSWQMGILEQVVGTKIDTTDNAQKAARKKRMLRYDPSKEEHQKLLRTSNKEAQPAADAVAQTTAGKKKQKKKQAEIEETTVADAGPEVSKEVFYMVTDTLAESLKTRGDGFSLLNMFGSAQVQDKRADELKKVSDAKILLNKLDKNALNPFKYDSSSDEEGVNESPKHTAKDGAPKKSKQQNKILLESFFIPRNDARLKEGAKFFHYEKKDAPEEDYEAVRNRLKLLIRSKINKTKKNLIGNSGVGGVSRKKRIKGRH, via the exons ATGGGTTCCACCCGTTTCTTTGTGGCTAATTTGCCACCTAATGCAACTGAGAAACATGTGAATGAAGTTTTTCAGGATTACGGTGCTGTTGAACGTGTTGAGCTGAAGACCAAGGAGAACCCATTTGAACCAGAGGATGTCAAAGTGTTAGCGTTTGTAACGCTACAAATTCATCCGAATGATGTAAACAATT GCGTTGATGCGCTTAATTGGGTGAAAATTCAAGGAGCTAAAATCAAGGTTTCTGTGGCAAAGGAATCATTTTTGGAACGTCTAAAACGTGAACGCGAAGAAGCTGAGAAAGGCAAGACGGCTGATACAAAAGTCACTtggaatgaagagcaaaaagagTCTGTGTTGCCGCGCAGCGCTGAGAATACGCGCAAAAAATTTACGGAGGAAGATTTGACTGCTTTAGAAAATGACGACGAAATCGCAGCAGACTTGCTGATAAGCAAAAAGCGTGCAGCTACTTCATTGCACAatggaaaa ATTGTTATACAAAACTACGATACGGCGCCGTTGCATATCATCGAGGGAGTGAAAAGGAAAAAGAAGAAGCCGGATGGAACGGAAACTATTTCGGAACAGAAGCGTAAGGAATCCCAAAACAAAATGACAAAGCAATATAAAGAAAAGAAATCCGTCATACAGCAGGCGCTTTCCGGCATG GATGCGCCTAAAgcaaagaaaatcaagtttaGCGATGACGAGGAGGAGGATGAGGCAACAAGTCcgattttaaatcataaatctaaaacaaacatttttggcTCTGATGAAGAAGATGATAATGAAGCTGGTGAACAGCTTCAACTAAAACCAGAACTTTTTGGCAAAAAAGGCGCAAAGCTCGTAGAACTGCAAAGCAAACAAAGTGTGGATCCACGTTTCCGCATAGATGCCAAATTTGTCGAAGATGATGAAGAGGAAGATCAGGAGCAAGCTGAGACAGCTGCCAAAACTGAGAAGAGTAGTAAGGAAGTAAACGAGCGTAGTTGGCAAATGGGCATACTAGAACAGGTCGTGGGCACCAAAATCGACACCACCGACAATGCACAAAAAGCTGCGCGCAAGAAACGCATGCTGCGCTATGATCCATCCAAAGAAGAGCATCAAAAACTACTACGTACCAGCAACAAAGAGGCACAACCAGCGGCCGACGCTGTGGCGCAAACAACTGCGGGCAAgaagaaacaaaagaaaaaacaagcagaaattgAAGAGACCACAGTGGCCGATGCAGGACCAGAAGTCTCAAAAGAGGTTTTCTATATGGTCACCGATACGTTGGCGGAATCGCTCAAAACGCGCGGTGATGGTTTCAGCTTGCTGAATATGTTCGGTAGCGCACAGGTGCAAGACAAGCGTGCTGATGAGCTGAAAAAAGTATCCGATGCGAAGATACTTTTGAATAAACTAGACAAAAATGCTTTAAATCCATTCAAATATGACTCATCATCAGATGAAGAGGGTGTAAATGAGTCACCCAAGCACACTGCTAAAGACGGTGCGCCGAAGAAGTCCaaacagcaaaataaaattttattggaaaGCTTCTTCATACCCAGAAACGATGCACGATTAAAAG AAGGCGCTAAATTTTTCCATTACGAAAAGAAGGACGCGCCGGAGGAGGACTATGAAGCTGTGCGCAATCGTTTGAAACTTTTAATTagaagtaaaattaataaaactaagaaaaatttGATTGGCAACAGTGGCGTTGGTGGGGTGAGTCGCAAAAAACGAATAAAAGGACGCCATTGA
- the meso18E gene encoding uncharacterized protein meso18E isoform X3 translates to MGFEKDTKPPSTPVSNGNGNGNVNANHNHNHNSSGNSNGSTYHHHRAPRTPESYFNVPESIALLNIVKSERIQSAFQSNRKNHASVWEMVAEVLNRFSARKRSAKQCCNRYENLKKIYTQLKKNPERHVRRNWPYMFLFKEIEEQRGECWGSANGKRLALIAKSHKELSYYQRRRQAAELGVAYLGKEAAAVMQHSLLQSLSTDSSSNNSKMERFLPNHFVEAQLGDGLGGGMGLYDDGPPMHLPGGASAAAAAAAAAAAVAMNAAMQKEQEMRESAANESVGNMENSNCNVAAPHVAELNGALPLNGVTEIPTGVAGVVDGGGVGAGGVNGLLVPHAANGIKDVLRPQFDKECNGGGPMGLTNGENNMTMKSEPMSDGEFNPDDIQLMQTNYNGSQNYYPHSIDHNILHPDVIVDTDNISDCSSVIGGDGIGGSAKSKRKLSTSTDGGDSTNYELIEYLKRREKRDEELLRRMDAREERLLALLERTVVAIEALAGRKAVENKE, encoded by the exons gACACCAAACCGCCTTCAACACCTGTTAGCAATGGCAATGGTAATGGCAACGTTAATGCCAACCACAACCACAACCACAACAGCAGCGGTAACAGCAACGGCAGCACTTACCACCACCATCGCGCGCCGCGCACCCCCGAAAGCTACTTCAATGTGCCCGAATCGATCGCGCTGCTGAACATCGTTAAATCGGAGCGCATACAAAGCGCCTTCCAATCGAATCGCAAGAATCACGCCAGCGTTTGGGAGATGGTCGCCGAAGTGCTGAATCGTTTTAGTGCGCGCAAACGCTCCGCCAAACAGTGCTGCAATCGTTATGAGAATTTGAAAAAGATCTACACACAACTGAAGAAGAATCCCGAGCGTCATGTGCGTCGTAATTGGCCTTACATGTTTCTCTTCAAAGAGATCGAGGAGCAGCGCGGCGAGTGCTGGGGTTCGGCGAATGGCAAACGCTTGGCTTTGATAGCGAAGAGTCACAAAGAGCTGTCCTATTATCAGCGCCGGCGTCAGGCTGCCGAGCTTGGTGTCGCGTATTTGGGCAAAGAAGCGGCCGCGGTCATGCAGCATAGCCTCTTGCAGAGCCTGTCCACCGAttccagcagcaacaacagcaaaatggAACGCTTTCTGCCCAACCACTTTGTGGAAGCGCAACTGGGCGACGGTTTGGGCGGTGGCATGGGCCTATATGACGATGGTCCGCCCATGCATTTGCCAGGTGGCGCAAGCGCGGCAGCGGCTGCAGCAGCTGCGGCGGCGGCGGTAGCAATGAATGCGGCCATGCAGAAGGAGCAGGAAATGCGCGAAAGTGCGGCCAATGAGAGCGTTGGTAACATGGAGAATAGCAATTGCAATGTGGCGGCACCACATGTGGCCGAGTTAAATGGCGCGCTGCCTTTGAACGGCGTTACTGAGATACCTACTGGCGTGGCGGGTGTAGTAGATGGCGGTGGCGTAGGTGCGGGCGGTGTGAACGGCTTGTTGGTGCCACATGCCGCTAATGGTATTAAAGATGTGCTGCGACCGCAATTCGATAAGGAATGCAATGGCGGTGGGCCAATGGGTCTGACCAATGGCGAAAACAATATGACCATGAA GTCCGAGCCTATGTCCGATGGGGAATTCAACCCAGATGATATACAGTTAATGCAGACGAATTACAATGG TTCTCAAAACTACTATCCACACAGCATCGACCACAACATCCTGCACCCGGACGTCATAGTCGACACCGATAACATTTCCGATTGCAGCAGCGTTATCGGCGGTGATGGCATTGGCGGGTCTGCGAAAAGCAAACGCAAACTCTCCACATCTACCGATGGCGGCGACAGCACAAACTACGAACTGATCGAGTACTTAAAGCGGCGCGAGAAGCGAGACGAGGAACTGCTGCGGCGCATGGACGCGCGCGAAGAGCGACTGCTAGCCTTACTTGAGCGCACCGTTGTGGCCATTGAGGCATTGGCGGGCAGAAAGGCAGTGGAAAACAAGGAGTGA
- the Ubqn gene encoding ubiquilin-1 has product MAEGGNSKRIVVNVKTPKEKKTIEVDEDSGIKDFKQLVAQKFDSEPEQLVLIFAGKIMKDTDTLKTHNIKDGLTVHLVIKAPTRAAEPAARPAADVRQTPFGLNQLGGLAGMDALGAGTGSFMDLQARMQSELLNNGDMLRSVLDNPLVQQMMNNPEIMRTLFTSNPQMQDLMQRNPEISHMLNNPELLRQTMELARNPSMLQELMRSHDRAMSNLESVPGGYNALQRIYRDIQEPMLNAASDSFTRNPFSGLMDSSGGGINPQQGTENRQPLPNPWGGSGNPSGTAGSDGAASGANPDLPPRGVLNTPAMQSLMQQMAENPSLMQNLLNAPYTRSMMDAMAQDPDMASRLLSTSPLMANNRQLQDQVRQLMPQFLNQMQNPEVQNMMTNPEALNAIMQIQQGMEQLRSAAPGLVGSLGIPPPPPGNTESSTGTTTSTTNTTSGGGDTNRPATAPGGGPNAQLFNDFVSRMLNGVTMQADNTQPPEVRYQSQLEQLAAMGFANREANLQALIATFGDINSAVERLLELNQLSLS; this is encoded by the exons atggCAGAAGGAGGCAATAGCAAGCGCATCGTTGTCAACGTAAAAACACCGAAGGAGAAGAAAACAATCGAGGTTGATGAAGATTCTGGAATTAAGGAC TTCAAACAACTTGTGGCGCAGAAATTCGACTCTGAACCCGAACAGCTGGTACTAATTTTTGCTGGCAAAATTATGAAAGACACTGATACATTAAAGACTCACAACATTAAAGATGGTCTAACAGTTCATCTGGTCATCAAAGCACCTACAAGGGCAGCAGAACCTGCCGCACGTCCAGCCGCTGATGTACGTCAAACACCGTTCGGTCTTAACCAATTGGGTGGATTGGCTGGTATGGATGCATTGGGCGCAGGTACCGGGTCTTTTATGGATTTGCAAGCTCGCATGCAAAGTGAATTGTTAAACAACGGTGACATGTTACGCTCAGTACTTGATAACCCTCTCGTACAACAAATGATGAATAATCCGGAGATTATGCGCACTCTTTTCACCTCGAATCCGCAAATGCAGGACTTAATGCAGCGCAATCCTGAAATATCGCATATGCTAAACAATCCCGAATTGCTACGTCAAACAATGGAGTTAGCGCGCAATCCATCTATGTTGCAAGAGCTGATGCGTTCACATGACCGAGCAATGTCGAACTTGGAATCGGTGCCTGGCGGTTACAATGCGCTTCAACGCATTTACCGCGATATACAGGAGCCAATGTTGAATGCAGCAAGCGATTCGTTTACACGCAATCCATTTTCCGGTCTAATGGATAGTTCTGGCG gcgGCATAAATCCGCAGCAAGGCACGGAGAATCGTCAACCACTACCAAATCCATGGGGCGGTAGCGGCAATCCTAGTGGCACAGCTGGTAGTGATGGTGCTGCGTCTGGTGCCAATCCAGACTTGCCGCCACGCGGCGTGCTCAACACGCCCGCCATGCAGAGTCTTATGCAACAAATGGCGGAAAACCCATCGTTAATGCAAAATCTCTTAAATGCACCCTATACGCGCTCCATGATGGACGCTATGGCACAGGATCCAGATATGGCTTCACGTCTGCTCAGCACCAGTCCACTAATGGCTAATAATCGGCAACTACAGGATCAGGTGCGTCAATTGATGCCGCAGTTCCTTAATCAAATGCAAAATCCCGAAGTACAGAATATGATGACCAATCCCGAGGCACTAAATGCAATTATGCAAATACAGCAAGGCATGGAGCAATTGCGTTCGGCGGCGCCCGGTCTGGTCGGTTCTTTGGGcataccaccaccaccacctgGCAATACAGAGAGTTCCACCGGTACAACAACCTCAACTACGAACACCACCAGCGGCGGTGGCGATACCAATCGTCCCGCTACAGCACCCGGCGGCGGACCGAATGCCCAACTCTTCAACGACTTTGTCTCGCGCATGTTGAACGGCGTGACCATGCAGGCGGACAACACGCAGCCGCCTGAGGTGCGCTATCAGTCACAACTGGAGCAACTGGCGGCTATGGGCTTCGCCAATCGGGAGGCCAACTTGCAAG CGCTAATTGCTACTTTTGGCGACATAAATTCTGCTGTTGAGCGGTTATTGGAACTAAACCAATTATCTTTAAGTTAA
- the meso18E gene encoding uncharacterized protein meso18E isoform X2, whose product MMKPKVIQMVNLTKDTKPPSTPVSNGNGNGNVNANHNHNHNSSGNSNGSTYHHHRAPRTPESYFNVPESIALLNIVKSERIQSAFQSNRKNHASVWEMVAEVLNRFSARKRSAKQCCNRYENLKKIYTQLKKNPERHVRRNWPYMFLFKEIEEQRGECWGSANGKRLALIAKSHKELSYYQRRRQAAELGVAYLGKEAAAVMQHSLLQSLSTDSSSNNSKMERFLPNHFVEAQLGDGLGGGMGLYDDGPPMHLPGGASAAAAAAAAAAAVAMNAAMQKEQEMRESAANESVGNMENSNCNVAAPHVAELNGALPLNGVTEIPTGVAGVVDGGGVGAGGVNGLLVPHAANGIKDVLRPQFDKECNGGGPMGLTNGENNMTMKSEPMSDGEFNPDDIQLMQTNYNGIDHNILHPDVIVDTDNISDCSSVIGGDGIGGSAKSKRKLSTSTDGGDSTNYELIEYLKRREKRDEELLRRMDAREERLLALLERTVVAIEALAGRKAVENKE is encoded by the exons gACACCAAACCGCCTTCAACACCTGTTAGCAATGGCAATGGTAATGGCAACGTTAATGCCAACCACAACCACAACCACAACAGCAGCGGTAACAGCAACGGCAGCACTTACCACCACCATCGCGCGCCGCGCACCCCCGAAAGCTACTTCAATGTGCCCGAATCGATCGCGCTGCTGAACATCGTTAAATCGGAGCGCATACAAAGCGCCTTCCAATCGAATCGCAAGAATCACGCCAGCGTTTGGGAGATGGTCGCCGAAGTGCTGAATCGTTTTAGTGCGCGCAAACGCTCCGCCAAACAGTGCTGCAATCGTTATGAGAATTTGAAAAAGATCTACACACAACTGAAGAAGAATCCCGAGCGTCATGTGCGTCGTAATTGGCCTTACATGTTTCTCTTCAAAGAGATCGAGGAGCAGCGCGGCGAGTGCTGGGGTTCGGCGAATGGCAAACGCTTGGCTTTGATAGCGAAGAGTCACAAAGAGCTGTCCTATTATCAGCGCCGGCGTCAGGCTGCCGAGCTTGGTGTCGCGTATTTGGGCAAAGAAGCGGCCGCGGTCATGCAGCATAGCCTCTTGCAGAGCCTGTCCACCGAttccagcagcaacaacagcaaaatggAACGCTTTCTGCCCAACCACTTTGTGGAAGCGCAACTGGGCGACGGTTTGGGCGGTGGCATGGGCCTATATGACGATGGTCCGCCCATGCATTTGCCAGGTGGCGCAAGCGCGGCAGCGGCTGCAGCAGCTGCGGCGGCGGCGGTAGCAATGAATGCGGCCATGCAGAAGGAGCAGGAAATGCGCGAAAGTGCGGCCAATGAGAGCGTTGGTAACATGGAGAATAGCAATTGCAATGTGGCGGCACCACATGTGGCCGAGTTAAATGGCGCGCTGCCTTTGAACGGCGTTACTGAGATACCTACTGGCGTGGCGGGTGTAGTAGATGGCGGTGGCGTAGGTGCGGGCGGTGTGAACGGCTTGTTGGTGCCACATGCCGCTAATGGTATTAAAGATGTGCTGCGACCGCAATTCGATAAGGAATGCAATGGCGGTGGGCCAATGGGTCTGACCAATGGCGAAAACAATATGACCATGAA GTCCGAGCCTATGTCCGATGGGGAATTCAACCCAGATGATATACAGTTAATGCAGACGAATTACAATGG CATCGACCACAACATCCTGCACCCGGACGTCATAGTCGACACCGATAACATTTCCGATTGCAGCAGCGTTATCGGCGGTGATGGCATTGGCGGGTCTGCGAAAAGCAAACGCAAACTCTCCACATCTACCGATGGCGGCGACAGCACAAACTACGAACTGATCGAGTACTTAAAGCGGCGCGAGAAGCGAGACGAGGAACTGCTGCGGCGCATGGACGCGCGCGAAGAGCGACTGCTAGCCTTACTTGAGCGCACCGTTGTGGCCATTGAGGCATTGGCGGGCAGAAAGGCAGTGGAAAACAAGGAGTGA
- the meso18E gene encoding uncharacterized protein meso18E isoform X4: MDTKPPSTPVSNGNGNGNVNANHNHNHNSSGNSNGSTYHHHRAPRTPESYFNVPESIALLNIVKSERIQSAFQSNRKNHASVWEMVAEVLNRFSARKRSAKQCCNRYENLKKIYTQLKKNPERHVRRNWPYMFLFKEIEEQRGECWGSANGKRLALIAKSHKELSYYQRRRQAAELGVAYLGKEAAAVMQHSLLQSLSTDSSSNNSKMERFLPNHFVEAQLGDGLGGGMGLYDDGPPMHLPGGASAAAAAAAAAAAVAMNAAMQKEQEMRESAANESVGNMENSNCNVAAPHVAELNGALPLNGVTEIPTGVAGVVDGGGVGAGGVNGLLVPHAANGIKDVLRPQFDKECNGGGPMGLTNGENNMTMKSEPMSDGEFNPDDIQLMQTNYNGSQNYYPHSIDHNILHPDVIVDTDNISDCSSVIGGDGIGGSAKSKRKLSTSTDGGDSTNYELIEYLKRREKRDEELLRRMDAREERLLALLERTVVAIEALAGRKAVENKE, encoded by the exons gACACCAAACCGCCTTCAACACCTGTTAGCAATGGCAATGGTAATGGCAACGTTAATGCCAACCACAACCACAACCACAACAGCAGCGGTAACAGCAACGGCAGCACTTACCACCACCATCGCGCGCCGCGCACCCCCGAAAGCTACTTCAATGTGCCCGAATCGATCGCGCTGCTGAACATCGTTAAATCGGAGCGCATACAAAGCGCCTTCCAATCGAATCGCAAGAATCACGCCAGCGTTTGGGAGATGGTCGCCGAAGTGCTGAATCGTTTTAGTGCGCGCAAACGCTCCGCCAAACAGTGCTGCAATCGTTATGAGAATTTGAAAAAGATCTACACACAACTGAAGAAGAATCCCGAGCGTCATGTGCGTCGTAATTGGCCTTACATGTTTCTCTTCAAAGAGATCGAGGAGCAGCGCGGCGAGTGCTGGGGTTCGGCGAATGGCAAACGCTTGGCTTTGATAGCGAAGAGTCACAAAGAGCTGTCCTATTATCAGCGCCGGCGTCAGGCTGCCGAGCTTGGTGTCGCGTATTTGGGCAAAGAAGCGGCCGCGGTCATGCAGCATAGCCTCTTGCAGAGCCTGTCCACCGAttccagcagcaacaacagcaaaatggAACGCTTTCTGCCCAACCACTTTGTGGAAGCGCAACTGGGCGACGGTTTGGGCGGTGGCATGGGCCTATATGACGATGGTCCGCCCATGCATTTGCCAGGTGGCGCAAGCGCGGCAGCGGCTGCAGCAGCTGCGGCGGCGGCGGTAGCAATGAATGCGGCCATGCAGAAGGAGCAGGAAATGCGCGAAAGTGCGGCCAATGAGAGCGTTGGTAACATGGAGAATAGCAATTGCAATGTGGCGGCACCACATGTGGCCGAGTTAAATGGCGCGCTGCCTTTGAACGGCGTTACTGAGATACCTACTGGCGTGGCGGGTGTAGTAGATGGCGGTGGCGTAGGTGCGGGCGGTGTGAACGGCTTGTTGGTGCCACATGCCGCTAATGGTATTAAAGATGTGCTGCGACCGCAATTCGATAAGGAATGCAATGGCGGTGGGCCAATGGGTCTGACCAATGGCGAAAACAATATGACCATGAA GTCCGAGCCTATGTCCGATGGGGAATTCAACCCAGATGATATACAGTTAATGCAGACGAATTACAATGG TTCTCAAAACTACTATCCACACAGCATCGACCACAACATCCTGCACCCGGACGTCATAGTCGACACCGATAACATTTCCGATTGCAGCAGCGTTATCGGCGGTGATGGCATTGGCGGGTCTGCGAAAAGCAAACGCAAACTCTCCACATCTACCGATGGCGGCGACAGCACAAACTACGAACTGATCGAGTACTTAAAGCGGCGCGAGAAGCGAGACGAGGAACTGCTGCGGCGCATGGACGCGCGCGAAGAGCGACTGCTAGCCTTACTTGAGCGCACCGTTGTGGCCATTGAGGCATTGGCGGGCAGAAAGGCAGTGGAAAACAAGGAGTGA